In Streptomyces sp. NBC_00344, the genomic window GCCGGTGCCGTCCGGTACGTCGCGCACCGCGGCGTAGAGCTTGTCGGCCGCCAGCTCCTCGGGGGAGAGATTGCCGATGTGCTGATGCACCCAGTAGGACATCAGCCCGCTGAGGATCCGCTCCTGCCACCACGGCGTACGGCGCATCTCGGCCAGCCAGGCCGCGCTGGTGTTCCAGTCGTCTATCACGTCGTGGTCGTCGAAGATCATGCAGCTGGGGACGGTGGACAGCAGCCATCGCACCTCGGGATCGAGCCAGGACTCGTAGTAGAGGCGGGTGTACTCCTCGTAGTCGGCGACCTGTGCGCCGGGCGGGACGCTCAGATCGCGGCGGGTGGCCAGCCAGTCCCTGGTGTCCTGGGAGACCTCGTCCGCGTACACCTGATCGCCCAGCAGCAGAAGGACATCCGGACGTTCGGCCGACGGGTCGGCGGCGAGCGAGACGGCGAGCGTGTCCAGGGCGTCGGGCCCGACCGGGTCCCCCTTGTGCGGGCCGGGCGCTGACACCGGGGAGCGGCCGGGACCGCCGACCGGGGCGGCCCACCGGCAGGAGCCGAAGGACACCCGCACCCGGTCGGCGCCGGGCAGCGGGGTGCGGATGGTGCTGTCCGGGAAGTCCGACTCGGCCGGCGGCCACACCTTCGCGCCGTCCAGCAGCACCTCGTACGCGGTGTCGGTCCCCGGGGCCAGGCCGGTCACCGGCACCAGCGCGTAGTGGTGCCCGGCGATCAGAAAGGTGCCCGACGAGCCTCCCGCACCGTCCGCGCACCGTATTTCGGCCGTGCAGGCACGGTCGGCCTCGACCCAGATGGTCGCGGACTCCCCCCGGTCCCAGTCGACGTACCTCAGCAGTGGTCCCAGTCGCAGTTCGGCCATGAATATCCTCCTCCGTCGTTCCGTACCGTACGGAACGACGCAGGAGGTGGTCACGCGGCGGGTCAGCAGCCGTTCAGAACGCCCTGGAGTGCGGTCTTCTCGGCCGAGTCGAGAGTGAGGTTGTAGTAGTGCTTCACCTGCACCCAGGCCCGCACGTAGGTGCACTGGTACGCGGTGCGCGAGGGCAGCCAGCTCGCCGGGTCCTGGTCTCCCTTGGACTGGTTGACGTTGTCGGTGACGGCGATCAGCTGCGGGCGGGTGAGGTCGTTGGCGAACGCCTGCCGCTGCGCCGTGGTCCAGCTGCTCGCACCCGAGCGCCATGCTTCGGCCAGCGGGACCATGTGATCGATGTCCACGTCCCCGGACGCGGTCCAGGTCGCACCGTCGTACTCGGAATACCAACTACCGCTGGTCGCCGCGCAGGTGGAGCTCTGAACGACGTTGGTGCCATCGCGCTTCAGCACCACTTCGCGGGTGTCGCAGGAGCCGGACTGGGTGATCCAGTGCGGGAACTTGTCTCGGCTGTAGCCGTCGGTCGAGCCCTCGGCGGCGACGGTGAGAGAGCTGAGATAGGACCGCGCGGTCGACGCACTCACCGGAGTGGGCAGAGCCGCCTGGGCGGAGGGTGCGGTGACGAGTCCGGCGACCGTGAGGCCGGCGGTCGCGGCGAGGACGGCTATTCGACGCGCGTAGACACCTGACATGCGAACTCCTGTGGGGTGGAGGGGTATTGACCGGTCCTGCTCGCTCAGCATGGAGGCGCCGGGTTTCCGTGGGGTGGGCGCCAGGTAACAGAGTGGCGACATGAGCACGTCATATCAAGAGCTGGGACGCTGCGGATACGACAAGCTCCGGCACCGCCGAATCCCCTGCGCCGCCGTACGGTTGGCGCGTGCTGCTTCCGGTCGATGTGACTCTCGGGGTCGTTCTCGCCGTGCTGCTGGTGGTCGCGGCGTCGGTGGCCGCCCTCGCGCACCTCGGCCGCGCCCGCGAGATCCTTACCGCGGGACTCCGCGCGGCGGTGCAGCTCGCGGGTGTCGCGCTGCTGATCGGCTGGGTGGTGAGGGCCGGACTCTCGTTCGGCTTCGTGGCCCTGATGTACGCGGTCGCGGTACGGACCGCGGGGCGCCGCATCACACAGAACCGGACCTGGTGGTGGGCCGCGGTACCCATCGCCGCCGGAGTCTTCCCGGTGGTGGGCGTGCTGCTGCTGACCGGGCTGGTGCCGTTGCGCGGTATCGCGGTCATTCCGGTCACCGGGATCCTCGTCGGCGGTGCGCTCACCGCGACGGTGCTCGGCGGGCGGCGCGCGCTCGACGAACTGGCCGTGCGACGGGGGGAGGTCGAGGCAGGCATGGCGCTCGGGCTGCTCGACCGTGAGGCCCGCCTGGAGATAGCCGGACCCGCAGCGGCCGACGCGCTGCTGCCGGGACTCGACCAGACCAGGACCGTGGGTCTCGTCACACTCCCCGGCGCCTTCGTGGGCATGCTGCTGGGCGGCGCCTCCCCGGTGAAGGCCGGGGCCGTTCAGCTTTTCGTCCTCGTCGCGCTGTGTGCCGTGCAGGCGGTGGCGGTCGCCCTGGTGCTGGAGCTGGTGGCCAGGGGGCGCCTGAACCGATGAGCCGGTGCCGTACCCTGGATGGAGCAGAAGGGGAGTAGCTCTTCGCCGGAACGTCGACATACTGCTGAACCTCGGTTCGGCCGGCGCCCGGAGGCGGATCTCTGAGGAGACCCGCCAGCGAGACCTTCGGCCGCAGTGTTTCCATTGACGCTGCCGTGCCGAAGCGACCCCTTTTCTCCGGGTTCTTCTCTGAGACGGATCTTCTCGGCACGGGCAGCCCCGACCGATCGAGGACGTCAACCCGTGTTCAGCTTCACCATCCTGGCGATCACCTTCGGCGTGGTCTTTCTCGCCGAACTACCCGACAAGACCGCGCTCGCCGGTCTGATGCTGGGCACCCGCTACCGCGCCTCGTATGTCTTCGTCGGCGTCGCGGCGGCCTTCGCCGTCCATGTCGCGCTGGCCATCGCGGCGGGCAGCGTACTGACCCTTGTTCCGCACCGGCTGCTCCAGGCGATCGTCGGCGCCCTCTTCCTCGCCGGAGCGGCGATGCTGCTCTTCAAGGGGGACGACGAGGAGGACGAGGTGAAGGCCCCGTCGGACCAGTCCTTCTGGAGGGTGGCCGGGGCCGGTTTCATGCTCATCCTGGTCGCCGAGTTCGGCGACCTCACCCAGATCATGACGGCCAACCTGGCGGCGCGTTACGACAGCCCGGTATCGGTGGGCATCGGCGCGGTGCTGGCGCTCTGGGCGGTCGCCGGGCTCGGCATCGTGGGTGGCCGGACGCTGATGAGGCGTGTGCCGCTCAAACTGATCACGAGGATCGCGGCCGGTCTGATGCTGGTGCTCGCCGGATTCAGCATCTACGAGGCGATCGCCGGCTGACGCGGCGGCGGGGCCCCACCAAGGGGGTGCGGGCCCGCCGCGCCGTGCGGGGGTCCTCAGGCGGTGATGTGAACGTTCAGGGTGCCGTCGGCGGCCGGCTCGACGCGGACCCCGGTCAGATCGGCCACCTGCGCGGTGGGCGCGTGCACCGCGGCCCGCGGGCCGACACCCACCACCCGCATGCCGGCGGCCCGGCCTGCGGTGATACCGGCCTCGGAGTCCTCGAAGACGATGCAGTCCGCGGGCGCGAAGCCCAGCTCGGCCGCGCCCTTCAGAAAGCCCTCCGGGTCCGGCTTGCTGGCGCCCACACCCTCCGCGGTGACCCGGGTCGACGGCATCGGCAGGGCCGCCGCCGTCATGCGGGCCGTCGCCAGCGCCTCGTCGGCCGAGGTGACGAGGGCGTGCGGCACCCCGGCGAGGGAAGCCATGAACTCCGTGGCGCCGGGAACCGGCACCACGCCTTCGGTGTCGGCGGTCTCCTGGGCCAGCATGTCGCGGTTGTCCGCGTAGTTCTCCTCGACCGGGCGGTCCGGGAGAAGTACGGCCATGGTCGCGTACCCCTGGCGGCCGTGCACGACCTTGAGGGTCTCGTGCGGGTCCAGGCCGTGCGCCAGGGCCCAGCGGCTCCAGACGCGCTCCACGGCGGCGTCGGAGTTCACCAGGGTGCCGTCCATGTCGAGCAGCAGGGCGCGGGCGTTCAGGACGGTCATCAGGGGACTCCAGGAGGGCGTGAGCAGAGACAAGGCGGCCCCGCCCGCCGGTCAGGGAGTGCGGGCGGAACCACTTTGTTTCAGCAGGATACAAAACGGAGCGGGGGTCGCGCCAGCCTGCCCGGTGACTCACCGGGGTTCCTGGGTCGTCGCTTCCAGGGCCTGCCGGGTCTCGGGCCCGTAGACACCGGGTGGATCGCTCCGGATGTCCAGCCACGACTGGTACTGGCGCACCGCGTCCTCGACATCGGCGTCGTACCTGCCGTCGGGTGCCGCACGGTAGACGTACACCTGGTTCATCCGCTGCTGCAGTTCGACGACACCGGGCCCGCTGTCGCCCAGCTGCAGTACGGCGGCGGACGGTGCCCGGGTGGCCGGACTGCTGATCTCCGCGGTGGCCCGTGCGGTGGGCGCGGAAGGCGAGGGGGACGCAGCGGCGGTGGGGGAGGCCGAGGCGCGTGGGGCGGGGGCGGCCGGCGCGGACGGTGTGACGGGCCTCGGGGGCCTGGCGGCCGGTGGAGCCGCGGACGGGGTCGCCGACGCCGCAGACGGGGGCGCGGCGGGCGGGGGCACCGGATCGTCGGGTGTGCTGCTGGCCGTGTCCGGCAGCGCCTGGTCCCGCACGGTGTCATCGGCGGAGAACAGCCCTCCGGCGAACGCCACCGTGCCCAGAGCGGCCACCGCGGCCACTCCGCCCGCGATCACGGTGAACGGTCTTCGCCTCCTGCCCGGCGGCCGCGGCGGATCAGGCGGGCCGGCCGCCTCCGCCTCCAGCACCGGTGCCGCCGCGATCGGCACGGTCGGGTACGCGGCACCCACGACGTCGTCCGCCGGATCCGGCTCGGGATCGGGCAGCGTGACGTACGGCCGTATCCGCAGCGGTTCAAAATCCTCATGGCTCACTGTGGCCACCCCCCTTGAACTCGCGGCGATTATGCCGCAGCACCAGGATGGAGTGCATGGCTCAGCAAACCCCGGCACTTCCGGCGGCCCCCGCCGAGTCCGGCGGGCGGCCCCAGCGGAGCGTTCTGGTCGCCATCGGCGCTCTGCTGCTCGGCATGCTCATCGCCGCCCTCGACCAGACGATCGTCTCCACCGCACTTCCCACGATCGTCAGCGACCTCGGCGGAATGGAACACCTCTCCTGGGTGGTCACGGCCTATCTGCTGGCCTCGACGGCCGCCACCCCCCTCTGGGGGAAGCTCGGCGATCAGTACGGCCGCAAGAGGCTCTTCCAGACGGCCGTGGTCATCTTCCTGATCGGCTCCGCGCTCTGCGGCATCGCGCAGAACATGCCCCAGCTCATCGGGTTCCGTGCGGTGCAGGGGCTCGGCGGCGGTGGTCTGATCGTGCTGTCGATGGCCATCGTCGGCGACCTGGTGCCGCCGCGTGAGCGGGGAAAGTACCAGGGGCTCTTCGGAGCGGTCTTCGGCGCGACCAGCGTGCTGGGGCCGCTGCTCGGCGGGCTGTTCACCGAACATCTCAGCTGGCGCTGGGTGTTCTACATCAACCTCCCCATCGGCGTCGTCGCGCTCGGGGTGATCGCCGCGGTCCTGCACATCCCGGTCCGTTCGACCAGGCACACCATCGACTACCTCGGGACCTTCCTGATCGCGTCGGTCGCCACGTGTCTGGTGCTGGTCGCGTCGCTGGGCGGCACCACCTGGGCGTGGGTGTCCGCGCCGGTCATCGGGCTGGCTGTTCTCGGGGTGCTGCTGCTCTTCGCCTTTCTCCATGTCGAGCGGCGGGCCGCCGAGCCGGTGCTTCCCCCGAAACTGTTCCGCATCAGGACGTTCGTGCTGTGTTCGGTGATCAGCTTCATCGTCGGCTTCGCGATGTTCGGCGCGATGACCTACCTGCCGACCTTCCTCCAGGTCGTCCAGGGCGTGAGCCCCACCCTGTCCGGCGTGCACATGCTGCCGATGGTGTTCGGTCTGCTGCTCTCGTCCACCGCGTCGGGACAGATCGTCAGCCGCACAGGCCGCTGGAAGGTCTTCCCGGTCGCCGGCACCGGCATCACCGCGGTGGGACTGCTGCTGCTGCACCGGCTGACGGAACACAGCTCCACCTGGTCGATGAGCCTGTGCTTCTTCGTCTTCGGGCTGGGGCTCGGACTGGTGATGCAGGTGCTCGTGCTCGTGGTCCAGAACGCGGTGAGCTACCGGGATCTGGGCGTCGCCACCTCGGGGGCGACCTTCTTCAGGTCCATCGGTGCCTCGTTCGGTGTCGCGGTGTTCGGCACCATCTTCACCAACCGGCTCGGCGGCAAACTCGATGACGCGCTCGCCGGGAAGCAGCTGCCGCCCGGCGTGAGCGCCCGGCGCCTGGAGGCCGACCCACGCGCCATCGGTGATCTTGCGCCCCAGTTGCGTGCACCGGTGCTGCACGCGTACGCCAGCTCCATCACCGATGTCTTCCTCTACGCGGTCCCCGTGGTGCTGCTGGCCTTCGTCATCTCCTGGTTCCTCAAGGAGGACAAGCTGCGCGCATCGGTGACCACTCCCGAGGTCTCCGAGACCCTGGCGTCCAACCCGGTCGAGCGGTCTTCGTACGACGAGGTGGTGCGGGCCCTCTCGGTGCTGGGCAGCCGCGAGGGGCGCCACGAGATCTACCAGAAGATCACCGCGAAGGCGGGCTACGACCTGCTCCCCGCGGCCAGTTGGCTGCTGCTGCGGATCAAACGGCACGGAGTGGTCGAACCGGGCCGGCTCGCCGAGACATCCCCGGTCTCGCTGCGGGCCATCACCGAAGCGGCCCGGCAGCTCGAGGAGCGGGGCCTGGCCGCGCGCGAAGGTGTCGATCTGACACTCACCGACTCCGGGGTGAACGCGTCGGCGCGGCTCGCCAAGGCGCGCGAGGACTCCCTCGCCGAGTTGCTGGGCGACTGGTGGGGGCCCGAGCGGCCGACCGATCTGGTCGTACTGGTCGAAGAGCTGAACGCCGAGCTGTGCGGTTCCGACGCGGAGCGGCCGCGCGGGGCACGGAGCGAGCAGGCCGGCGCGGCCTGGCCCGCCGCCCCTCTCCCTCCGCCCCGGTCAGAGCTCCAGGGCTTCAGGACTCCGGAGACTCGGGGCTTCAGAGCTCCTTGCCGTACCAGATCTCCATGTACGGACCTGTCTTGTACGCGGGAATCTCGCCGTACCCGTGCCGGGTGTACAGCGCCCGCGCCTCCACCAGATCGAGCCGGGTGTCCAGCACCATGCGCCGGGCACCCAGCTGCCGCGCCGCGTCCTCCAGGGCGCTCAGCAGTGCGCCGCCCCCGCCGGTGCCCCGGCGGGCCTGACGCACGAAGACCCGGGTGAGCTCGGCGGTCGCCGGATCGCGGAGCAGTATCCCGCCGCACGACGCGGCCTCTCCCCGGTGCCGACCTACGACGAACTCCCCGGTGGGGTGCGCGAGTTGCTCCACCCCGTCGCCGGCGAGTCCCGCGTCGATCTCCTGCGCGGTCGCGGGACGCCGCCAGTAGCGGCTCGCCACCTCGTCGTAGTAGTCGCGGCGGAGCGCGGTGGCATCGGCGGTGTGGAAAGGCTCAGCGGCCACGATCCAGTTCACGCCGGACAGTGTGGCCGGGACACCGCTGTTTCGCACGCGAGTTACGGGCAACGCGGAGAGTGCACGAACCACAACACGGTCGAGAACGCGCGACCGGGTCCGAGAACGTCCGAGAACAGGGAAGGCACTCATGTCCACAGTCGTGATCGTCGTCATGATCGCGGTGTTCCTCGTCGTGGTCGCCGCCGTCCTGGCCATCGGGCCCGGCAAGGGTGCCGGGCGCGGTGGCCTGAAGCGCCGCTTCGGCCCCGAGTACGACCGGGTCGTCGCCCGGCACAACGGTGACACCAAGGCGGCCGAGGCCGAGCTGGGTGAACGGGTGAAGCGGCACGGCTCGCTGGAGAAGCGCCCGCTCTCCGTGGAGGCGCGCGAGCGCTATGTCGCCCGCTGGGCCGGGCTCCAGGAACAGTTCGTCGACTCGCCGCAGCAGGCGGTCGCCGAGGCCGAACAACTGCTGGGCGCGCTCGCCCGCGAGCGGGGATTTCCGGCAGCCGAAGACTACGAGGAGCAGGTATCCGCGCTCTCCGTGCACCACGCCGCTCACGTCAACGGCTACCGGGCGCTGCACGGTTCGGTGAAGGGTGAGGGCGGTACGGAGGAGCTGCGGACCGCGATGCTCGAGGCCCGGGGACTCTTCGGGGAACTAGTGTCCACGAAGTCACACGATCCGGAGCGGGCGCGGACCGGCGAAGAGAAGGCCGGGGAGCGGGGCCGCTCGAAGGTGCTGCCGGTGCGGCGGCACGTGAAGGGAAGTGGTGTGTGATGGCGTACGAACCCGGACAGCCGGAGCGGGACGCGGCGGTGGAGCGCCAGGAGACGGAGCAGCCGCGGCGGGAGGGGCTCACCGGGCACCCGGCCCGTGCTGAGCGGCCCGCGCGCGGCGGGAGCGCCGGCCGTGCGGACCGCAGGGAACCGGCGCCGACGGAGCGGATCCCGAAGCTGCGTGGACCGGCGGGCGGGCCCGTGAAGCAGCAGGACCCGGCGGACGGGACCGTGCGGGACCTGGATCCGGCGGACACGTCGGTGAGACCGCAGGACCCGGCCGGGCACGAGCGGCAGGACCCGGCCGGGCACGAGCGTCGGGACCCGGCAGGGCACGTCGCGGAGCGGGACCCGGCGGACGGCGGCCGGCTCATACCGTCCGCCGAACGCGACAAGCTGGGTCTGCGGCTCCAGCAGGCCGTCAACGGGTTCGTCGACGCTCCCCGGAGCGCGGTCGAGCAGGCCGACCGGATCTTCGAGGAGACGGCGGCCCGGGTGACCGAAACCCTCAACGAGCGGGGCGGCAGCCTCCGTACGGCCTGGAACCACGGCAGCGACCAGGAGTCGGCGACGGAGGAACTGCGTCTCGCGCTCCGTACCTACCGTGAGGTGACGGAGCGATTGCTGAAACTGTGATCAGCCGTTCTTCGGGGCCGTCTGCTGGACGACCTCGAAGGACCACAGGGTGGAGCCGGAGGCGGCGGGCCGGGGACGGTCCCCGCCTTCGGCGCCGCCGCCTCCGTGTGCACCGCGCATGGACGTGGCCATCCACTTCTCGAAGTCCGCCTCGGACGCCCAGCGGGTGTAGACCAGATACTGGTCGGTGCCCTCCACCGGGCGCAGCAGCTCGAACCACTCGAAGCCGTCGGAGCTCTCCACCGACCCGGCGCGGGCGGCGAACCGCTTTTCCAGGACCTCCCGCTGTTCGGCGGGCACGGTCAGAACGTTGATCTTCACGATGCTCATACCGGCCATACTGCCGTACCGCCACCATGAGGTATCCGCGGTACCGCCGCCGTGCCGTACCGGCCGTCCCGCTGTGCCGCCGCCGTGCGCACCGGCCGGTCAGCCCAGGACGTGCGCGATGACAAAGCCGTCGTATCCCTTGCTGCCGACCGTCTGGAGTGCGGTCGCGCTCAGTTGGGGCCTCTCGGCGATCAGTTCGAAGAGCGCGCGGGTGCCCTGAACCCGGGGGTCCTGGCTGTCCGGATCGACGACCTCCCCGTTGCGCACCACGTTGTCGACGATGATCACGCTGCCCGGACGGGTGAGCTTCAGGGCCCACTCGAGGTAGTGCGGGTTGTTCGGCTTGTCGGCATCGATGAAGACCAGGTCGAAGGGGCCGACCCGCTCCGCTTCGAGCAGCGGCAGGGTGTCCAGGGCGGCGCCGGTCCGCACTTCGGCGATCTTGTCGAGACCTGCCCGGGCGAGATTTGCGCGGGCCACGTCCGCCGCTTGCGGGTCCGCCTCGAGGGAGACGAGCCGGCCGTCGGCGGGCAGCGCCCGGGCCAGCCAGATGGTGCTGTAGCCGCCCAGCGTGCCGAACTCCAGGACACTGCGCGCGCCCTGGATCCGGGCCAGCAGATGCAGCAGTTTGCCCTGGTTGGGGGCGACGTTGATCGGGCTCAGCCCCGCCGCGTCGCTGGCCGCCAGCGCCGCGTCCAGTGCGCCGTCCGACGGAACCAGATGATCGGTGAAGTAGCGGTCGACCTCGGTCCACTGTTCCTGTGACATGCGATTCCTCTCACCGGTACGTGCGGCGCTGTGGGTGGTGCGCGGTAAGTTCCTCTTGGGAACTTACTCGCATCCACGCCGCTGTGAAAGCTGGTTCAGGAGATCGGTGGCGGTGCGTGCACCGGCGGCGGAGGTACCACCGGGCGCCGGCGCCCGGCGCGCACCAGCCGGAGTGCGCCGGCCGCGAGGGTCAGCAGGGCTACGGCCGCCGTCAGCAGCCAGGCCGGTATGCCGCCCGCCGTGAGCAGGCGGTCCCGGTAGACCACCCGTTGGAACGGTGTGTCGGAAGCGGTCCGTGCCATCCGGTGGTCCCCGTCGATCCGCGACGGCACGGGGAAGCTCTGCTCAACGGCGGTCAGATACCGCTGCCCGTCCGCGAAACGCCCCAACTCACCGGTGGCTGCCACCTTTCCGGCGTACGTCACCACGGGCGGCAGGCCACCGATCGCGCCGGTTGGCTCCATCCGGTGGGCTGCCAGTACATAGAGCCCGAGCGACTGCGGGGTCTTCGCCCGCCGCGACAGCCGCATCGGGTACACCAGCCGGTCGCTCGCGAACGTCAGCCGGAGTGGGTCCAGCGTGCCGGCCAGGGGCTTGCCGGTGCTCTCCGGGGCCAGCCGTATCGCGACGTACTCCCACTTCCGGTCGACATACGGCTGCAGGTCGCCCGACAGACCTTCGGGCAGATGGAAGCCGTTACGTCCGAGCCAGCCGCCCAGCGCCTTCGGGTCGGTGGCGGTCAGTTCGGCGACATCGAACGGCCCGAGGCGTTCACGGCCGACGACACCGACCGGACGTGCGCCCGCCGCCGGGGGAGCGGCAGCCGAGTCGCCCGGGTCCGCGTGCCCGCCGAAGGGCCAGTCACCGCTGTGCGGCCAGAAGTGATCGCGGGTCCGGTGCACAGGCGCGGTGACCGACTCGAGTGCGTCGAAGAGCGTGCTGTCCCCCAGCGCGACCGAAGCCCGGTGCGGCACCGGCATGATCCAGGCCGCCTGTTCTGCGTCCCCGTCGACGGTCAGGCTCATGACGATCTGTTCACTGCGGCCGTCCCAGCGCACCGCCGAGGTCTCCCGGTCGACATTGAGCCGCGATGACGGGTCGTGCACCAGAGCGCCGCAGCCGCAGGCGTACGCCGGTGCCATCAGTGAACCCAACTGGACCACCAAGAACGTGAGTACCACCAGCAACGTTCTGTTCCGCATCCCCCGTACCTCCCGCCGTCCGACACGAGCACAGACGGAGTGCGGCCGGGGCCGGTTCCCCCCGCGGCGGGCCGGCGGACGTCAACGGACAGCGGTTGACCGGCCGATAGCTGCGGGACAGTGCTTGAATGGCGGGAAACGTACCGGTTGCGTCGGATGAACCGTGGGTTGTGTGCATACGCCCCCGGAACAGTGCGAGGCTCCGGTCGGAGGGGCCGGTGTGGAAAAGGGTGGAGGTCCGGCAGGGCGTGGCGAATGACGGGCACAGCGGAGTGCGTAATGCCGTCGGCGACGGGGCGGGATCCGAGCGGGCGCGCGCGGTGCTGTGGCTGGTCGTCACCGCACTGGCCGTTCGTCAGGTGGCAGCGGTGCTGCGGTTGCCACCCAGCCGGCGGCTGACCGATCTGGAGACCTGGACCGGTGCCGACGGGGTTCTGCACCTCGGGGATCCGCTCTACGCCACAGGCATGTTCACCGACACCCCGTTCGCCGGACTCGTGCTGAAACCGCTCACCCGCTCCGCCGAGGCGAGCCTCGGAGTCGCCTGGACCTTCGGCACCCTGCTGCTCGTCGTCGCTCTCGGGACGGTCGTGGCGCGGGCGCTGCCGGGGCCGCTGTCCCGGCGTACGCGCCAGCTGGGCGCTCCCTGCGCGATCAGCCTGCTGATGCTGTCGCTGCCGGTCCGCAACACACTTCACCTCGGCCAGACGAGCATCATCCCGGTGCTGCTGGTCCTTCTCGGATTCTTCGTCGCCGGCGAAGAGCGCGGTTCGGGTCTGCTCATCGGTTTCGGTGCGGCGCTGCAGCCGATAGTGCTGCTCTTCGTGCCGCTGCTCTGGCTGACCGGCCGCAGGCGCGCGGCAGTCTCCACGGCGGCGACCTTCGCCGTGTGCACGGCGCTGGCGTGGGCGGTGATGGCGCGGGACTCCTGGACGTACTGGGCCCACCACGTGGCGGGCACCGGCCTCGGCGCGCACCCCGAGGGACTCGCCGACCAGTCCCTGCACGGCGCTCTGTTGCGCTTCGGGCTGGCCGGGCCGCTGGAGATCGCGGTCTTCCTCGTGCTCGCCGTCCTGGTCACCGTGCTCGGGCTGCTCCGCGCGGTCCGCTACGCCAGGGACGGGCAGCTGCTGCTGGCGGTCGCGGTGACCGGCTGCGTCACCGTCGCCGTCTCACCGGCCACCTGGCAGCACCAACTGCTGTGGGTGCTGCTCGCGGTCGTGGGACGGGTGGGCAGACGCGCGGCCGACCGGATGGTGTGGCCCGCCGTGGTTGTTCTGGTGATGACCCTGCCGGGCACCATGCTGCTGCCGAACATCGCGGCGGTGTACCCGGTGCGGGACAACGCCGTGCTGCTGACCGCGCTCGCCGCGGCCTGCGCGGTGCCCTTCCTGGAACGCGCATCGCCGCACTGGGGGGCCGCGGTCCCGACGGTGTACGCCGAGCCGGCCCCGGCTCGCTGGAGGGCGGTCCCGCTGCTGCGGTTCTGGCGCCGGGTGACCACCCGTCCCAATCTGCTGCTGGAACTCCTGGCGATCCGCGTCGGATACTCCGTGTACTCGCACATCCGGGCCGCGGCCACCGGTGGCCGGGCCACCGCGGAATCACACGGCCGCACGGTCGTCTCCATCGAGCAGACCCTGCACATCGACATCGAGCACTGGGCCAACCACGCGGTGGCGAAGATCCAGTGGCTGGAC contains:
- a CDS encoding bifunctional glycosyltransferase 87/phosphatase PAP2 family protein gives rise to the protein MANDGHSGVRNAVGDGAGSERARAVLWLVVTALAVRQVAAVLRLPPSRRLTDLETWTGADGVLHLGDPLYATGMFTDTPFAGLVLKPLTRSAEASLGVAWTFGTLLLVVALGTVVARALPGPLSRRTRQLGAPCAISLLMLSLPVRNTLHLGQTSIIPVLLVLLGFFVAGEERGSGLLIGFGAALQPIVLLFVPLLWLTGRRRAAVSTAATFAVCTALAWAVMARDSWTYWAHHVAGTGLGAHPEGLADQSLHGALLRFGLAGPLEIAVFLVLAVLVTVLGLLRAVRYARDGQLLLAVAVTGCVTVAVSPATWQHQLLWVLLAVVGRVGRRAADRMVWPAVVVLVMTLPGTMLLPNIAAVYPVRDNAVLLTALAAACAVPFLERASPHWGAAVPTVYAEPAPARWRAVPLLRFWRRVTTRPNLLLELLAIRVGYSVYSHIRAAATGGRATAESHGRTVVSIEQTLHIDIEHWANHAVAKIQWLDSFLSFYYETFHFIVPLAILGALYVRRPADYRWARTSLSFATLLGLVGFFFFPLAPPRLMPGLGFIDTVHGVQDLAHPDYGAMTAMTNQYAAMPSLHFGWALWCGVVVALLVPKRTLKVIAMLHPLLTVSAIVATANHWVLDAIGGATVVVLGFGLTHLLAGRRTLLPPRVLPGPRPAPPAVQPEASGAV
- a CDS encoding O-methyltransferase, which gives rise to MSQEQWTEVDRYFTDHLVPSDGALDAALAASDAAGLSPINVAPNQGKLLHLLARIQGARSVLEFGTLGGYSTIWLARALPADGRLVSLEADPQAADVARANLARAGLDKIAEVRTGAALDTLPLLEAERVGPFDLVFIDADKPNNPHYLEWALKLTRPGSVIIVDNVVRNGEVVDPDSQDPRVQGTRALFELIAERPQLSATALQTVGSKGYDGFVIAHVLG
- a CDS encoding DUF2330 domain-containing protein — encoded protein: MRNRTLLVVLTFLVVQLGSLMAPAYACGCGALVHDPSSRLNVDRETSAVRWDGRSEQIVMSLTVDGDAEQAAWIMPVPHRASVALGDSTLFDALESVTAPVHRTRDHFWPHSGDWPFGGHADPGDSAAAPPAAGARPVGVVGRERLGPFDVAELTATDPKALGGWLGRNGFHLPEGLSGDLQPYVDRKWEYVAIRLAPESTGKPLAGTLDPLRLTFASDRLVYPMRLSRRAKTPQSLGLYVLAAHRMEPTGAIGGLPPVVTYAGKVAATGELGRFADGQRYLTAVEQSFPVPSRIDGDHRMARTASDTPFQRVVYRDRLLTAGGIPAWLLTAAVALLTLAAGALRLVRAGRRRPVVPPPPVHAPPPIS